The genomic stretch TAAGTGTGGCTCGATGACTTCAAAAGCAGCACGCATTTGCGCAACGGGTACACACAAGACAATCACATCGGATTGTTTTGTGGCTTCAACCAAATCAACTATTGCATCAATCGCGCCCATCTTGAGGGCTTGATCTAGATTCTGCGCACTGCGTCCAACACCCAAAACCTGATTAACGACGCCCGCCTTTTTAAGAGCCAAACCAAGGGATGCTCCAATCAAGCCAACACCAACAATGGTGACAGTACCGTAATTACTAGATGGATTAATGATGGCCATTGGCTAATTCAGCTTATGTATTTTTTATTGAATAACTACTTCGCCAAAATATCTTTGAGTGCAGTGATAAAGGCGGCATTTTCTTCGGGCAAGCCGATAGAAATACGCAACCATTGCGGCAAGCCGTAATTTCCGACTGGGCGAACAATGATGCCGCGCTTCAGCAACTCCAGATTAATGCGAGTGCCAGCGCCATCATCCTCACCCACTTTGACCAACACAAAATTGCCAGCCGATGGGAGATAAGTCAGGCCAAGCGCATCAAATGCCTGGGTTAACTGAGCAAAGCCAGCACAATTGAGTTCAAAGCCTTGCTGCAAGAATGCAGAATCCTGAAATGCAGCTATTGCTGCAGCTTGCGCAAGGCTATTCACATTAAATGGCTGACGAATGCGATTCAGTAAATCGGTCAAGGCTGGCTGGGCAACGCCATAACCAATACGTAAGCCTGCTAAACCATATGCCTTAGAAAAGCTACGAGACAAAATCATATTGGGGAAACGTTTCACCCAAGCAATTGCGTCATAGCGTTGCTCTAGAGTGAGGTACTCGTTATAAGCCTCATCCAAAACTACCACCACATGCGGCGGCAATGCGATCAAGAAATCCTCAATCTCATTAGCACTTAAATAACTGCCAGTAGGATTATTAGGGTTGGCGACAAATACCAGCTTAGCCTTATCACCCGAAGTTTTAACCGCTCCAAGCATTGCCGGCAAATCATGGCCATACATTGCAGTAGCAGGTACTTCAATCGCCTTAGCACCAACAGCTTGTGTTGCTAGTGGATAAACCGCAAAAGCGTGTTTAGAGAAAATGACTTCATCGCCAGCCTGAGCAACTGCACGTGCAGCCAGCTCCAAAATGTCATTACTACCGTTACCTAAAGTAATCCAATATGTTGGCACACCTAAGCGTGCAGCCAAAACATTCTTGAGCTCAAACCCATTAGAGTCTGGGTAACGACCCAAGTCTGCTGCCGCCTTAAGCATCGCATCTTGCGCGGACTTCGGCATACCCAATGGATTCTCATTGGAGGCGAGTTTCACAATCTTGTTTTCATCAAGACCGTATTCGCGTGCAACCTCACTGATAGGGCGTCCGCCGACATAAGGCGCTATCGCATGAATATGCTTTAAACCAATATTAGATTTTGATGTCATGCTGAATGAGGATAGGAGCCAAGATTTTTATAAAAAGCAGCTGTTGTTTTTAACTCTTCCAATGCTTTGGCTACTTTTGCGTCTTGTGCATGGCCAGCAACATCGATATAAAAGTGATACTCCCAAGTACCCTTGCGAGCAGGGCGTGACTCAAAGCGGTTCATGGAAACGCCATGCTTTGCCAGTGGCTCTAGTAAACGATGTACTGCACCAGGCTGGTTATCTACCGATAGCACTAATGAAGTTTGATCTTTACCAGTAGGCTGGCACTCATAGGTGCCGACCACAACAAAACGTGTGCGGTTATGTGGATCATCCTGAATCTGTGCAGCTACTGCCTGCAATCCATAAGCTTCTTGTGCGGGATCGCCAGCAATAGCCGCAAGCGTTGGGTCAATCGAGGCCATACGAGCTGCCTCAGCATTGCTGCTGACTGCTTGGCGTTTTAATTGTGGGGCATGCACGCTCAGCCATTGCTGACATTGTGCTAATGCTTGTGCATGAGCGCAAACAGTAGTTACGCCATCCAAATTTCCACTCTTAGTTAAGAGGTGATGACGAATAGGTAGGACCACTTCGCCACTAATGCGCATTGGAGAATCCAAGAGCAAATCTAAGGTACGAGAGATGGCACCCTCGCTAGAGTTTTCTACGGGCACAACACCAAACTGCGCCGCACCTTTTTCTACCGCCTTAAATACTTCATCAAGGCTATTGCAAGGTAAGCCAGCAATCGAGTGGCCAAAATACGTTTGTGCCGCTTGCTCTGAAAATGTTCCCACTGGTCCAAGATAAGCAATCGTCTGACGGGCCTCTAAGGCGCGACAAGCTGACATCACCTCGCGCCAAATTGCAGCGATGCCATCGGGCAATAATGGGCCACTACTAAGCTCTTGTAAGCGTGCGACAACCTGTCGCTCTCGCTCTGGCCTAAACACTGGCGATGAAAATCCGCCTTTAATGTGGCCAACTTCTTGGGCGGCTTTCGCACGCTGTGACAACAAATCTAAAATCTGTGCGTCTAGCGCATCAATCTTCTCGCGAATTGGCGCAAGGCGCTGCTCTTCAGTACTCTGGTCTTTGGAGCTCATGGGGCACGCCTTTCAAAGTCACGCATAAATTCTACTAAGGCTTTGACGCCTTCGATTGGCATTGCGTTGTAAATGCTGGCGCGCATACCACCAGCCGCCTTATGACCACGCAAGGCAACTAAGCCTGCTGCATTAGATTGCTCCAAGAACTGAGCGTTTAAATTTTCATCCTTCAAAAAGAAGGTGACGTTCATTCTGGAGCGATATTCTTTAGGAATGCGATTCTCGTAAAGACTGCTTTGATCTAAAAAGTTATAGAGCAACTCTGCTTTTTCTTGATTGCGTTTCTCAATTACCTTTACACCACCCTGCTTGAGCAACCATTTAAAGCCTAGTCCCGCCATATAAATTGAAAAAGTTGGTGGCGTGTTGAGCATTGAGTCAGTTGCAGCCTGCTTAGACCAATCCCAAATCGACGGGGTGATCTTCATGCTGTGCCCCATCAAGTCCTTACGCACGATCACAATCGTCACGCCAGATGGGCCAATATTTTTTTGCGCCCCACCAAACCAAACGCCACATTTTGTGACGTCCATTTCTTTGGAGAGAATATTGCTAGATATATCTGCGACTAATAACTTGCCATTGACATCAGGCACATCCGAAAACTCTACGCCGCCAATAGTTTCATTCGCACAGTAGTGAACGTAAGCAGCATCATCCGATAGTTGCCAAGAAGATCTTGCGGGAATCGTATTAAATTTTTCAGATGCAGAAGATGCAGCTAAGTGAGCAACACCATACTTCTCCGCTTCTTTAAATGATTTTTCAGACCAAACACCAGTCACCAAAAAGTCTGCCTTAGGACCATTCTTAGCCAATGGCATGAGGTTCATCGGAATAGCAGCATTCTGACCCAAACCACCGCCTTGAAGCATCAAGATTTCATAGGAATCCGGGATATTCATGAGGGTGCGCAAGTCTTGAAGCACCTCTTCATAAAGCGCCATGAACTCTTTACCACGATGACTGACTTCCATGACGCTTGCGCCTAAGCCCTGCCAATTCAACATCTCTGCAGCAGCCTGCTTTAATACCTCTTCAGGTAAGGTGGCAGGTCCCGCAGCGAAATTGAAAATGCGGCGGTCAAACGTCATAATGAATTAATTAACCTTGTATGAATGCCAATTAGGCATCACCAGCTTCATCAGAATTGGAGTCAACTGCTGGATCAGCGGCTACATCCTCGCCCTCTTCACCATCATCCAAGTCATTCTCATCATCAGAATCACTTTCAGCAATACGCTGCAGGCCAGACAAACGAGTGCCTTCATCAACGTTGATCAAAGTGACGCCTTGTGTGGCACGCCCCATTTCACGAATCTCTGAAACACGTGTGCGCACTAAGATGCCGCCAGTAGTAATCAACATGATTTGATCTTCAGGAGAAACCAGAGCAGCAGCAACTACTTTACCGTTACGTTCAGTTGTTTGGATTGCGATCATGCCCTTAGTGCCACGGCCATGACGAGTGTATTCACCAATTGGGGTGCGCTTACCAAAACCATTCTCAGTGGCAGTCAGCACGCTGCTTGGAATAGCGAGACCATTCTCATCAACAACAGTAGCCTCAACACCTTCGGCAGCTTCAGCCGGAGCAACTAACATGGCGATGACTTGATGACCTTCACCCAAGTTCATGCCACGTACGCCGCGCGCTGTACGACCCATTGGACGCACATCATTCTCGTCAAAGCGCACTGCTTTACCAGCGTCAGAGAACAACATCACATCATGCTGACCGTCAGTAATAGCTGCACCAACTAAGAAATCGTTTTCATTTAAATCGACGGCAATAATTCCAGCCTTACGTGGATTGGAGAAGTCAGACAAACGTGTCTTCTTCACGGTACCCAGGCTTGTTGCCATAAAGACGTAATGATCATCTTGGTATCCCTTGATTGGGAGAATTACCGTGATCTTTTCGCCTTCAATCAATGGGAACATATTGACGATTGGCTTACCGCGTGAGTTGCGGCTGCCTTGTGGAACTTCCCACACTTTGAGCCAGTACATACGTCCACGATCAGAGAAGCACAGAATGATGTCATGTGTATTCGCAACGAAGAGTGTTTCAATCCAGTCTTCATTCTTAGTGGCTGCAGCTTGTTTGCCACGACCACCGCGTTTTTGCGCACGGTATTCACTCAGAGGCTGGCTCTTCATATAACCAGTGTTCGAAAGCGTGACCACCATATCTTGCGGAGTGATCAAGTCTTCTGTGAACAACTCGGTGGCATTCATTTCGATAAATGAACGACGACCAGAATCACCACCAGCAATACCAAACTCAGCTTGCACTTCTTTCAATTCAGATTCGATGACTTGAGTAACACGCTCTGGCTTAGCAAGTAAGTCGAGCAAATCAGAAATCTCTGCCATCACATCTTTGTACTCATTCACAATCTTGTCTTGCTCAAGACCAGTCAAGCGTTGCAAACGCATCTGCAGAATTTCCTGCGCTTGGCTATCGGACAAGCGATAGAGACCAGTAGTTTGCATGCCGTACTCAGGCAATAAACCTTCGGGCCGGTAAGCATTGCGACCGCCCGGAGTATCTGTCTCTGCACGCGCTAACATCTCGCGCACCATAGAAGAGTCCCATGCCTTGCTCATCAGCTCTTGCTTAGCAACTACAGGGTTTGCAGCAGCTTTAATGATGGCAATAAATTCATCGATGTTTGCCAATGCAACTGCCAAACCCTCTAAAACATGACCACGCTCACGCGCTTTGCGCAATTCGAAAATCGTGCGACGTGTCACCACTTCGCGACGATGTTGTAAGAAGTACTCCAGCATTTGCTTTAAGTTGAGCAGGCGTGGCTGGTTATCTACCAGAGCCACCATATTCATACCGAAGTTATCTTGCAGCTGAGTGCTCTTGTATAAATTATTGAGAACGACTTCAGGCACCTCACCACGCTTGAGTTCAATCACGACACGCATGCCTGACTTATCAGATTCATCGCGTAGATCAGAAATGCCTTCTACTTTTTTCTCATTCACCAGCTCGGCAATACGCTCGAGCAGGTTCTTTTTATTCACTTGGTATGGCAACTCATCAACGATGATGGCCTGACGAGCACCCTTATCGAGGTCTTCAAAGTGGGTTTTAGCGCGCATTACAACGCGACCACGACCAGTGCGATAGCCTTCTCGAACCCCCTGAACACCATAAATAATGCCGGCGGTCGGGAAATCTGGAGCGGGAATGATCTCAATTAACTCATCAATCGTGCATTCTGGATTGTGCAAGACGTGCAAACAAGCTGTAACCACCTCATCCAGGTTATGGGGAGGGATGTTGGTTGCCATGCCCACCGCAATACCTGAACTACCGTTAATCAGCAAATTAGGCACTTTTGCAGGAAGAATGAGGGGTTCTTTCTCGCTACCATCGTAATTTGGCCCAAAATCCACGGTTTCCTTGTCCAAATCAGCCAATAACTCATGGGCGATCTTACGAAGGCGGATCTCGGTATACCGCATTGCAGCAGCGTTATCACCGTCTACAGAGCCAAAGTTACCCTGACCGTCAACCAGCATATAGCGCAGAGAGAAGTCCTGAGCCATACGAACAATCGTGTCATACACCGCAGAATCGCCATGTGGATGGTATTTACCGATCACATCGCCAACTATACGGGCAGATTTTTTGTAAGCACGGTTCCAATCGTTGTTTAATTCATACATCGCGAATAAAACACGTCTGTGGACCGGTTTGAGACCGTCACGCACGTCTGGCAGGGCTCTGCCGACAATGACGCTCATTGCGTAGTCCAAATAGGACCGCCGCATTTCGTCTTCGAGGGATATTGGTAGTGTTTCTTTAGCGGCTTGTTCCATTTAGAAATAATATCATTTTGATGACTGATAGCCCCTATGCTAAGATTCTGTCAGTTTGTACGAAATTGAGATGTGTCGCTTTGCGGTTTTTGCTTCAAAGTAGGGCGAATTACATTTAAGTTTGACTTTAATTAAAAAAGAGATTTTTGAGGACTAAAAATGAACAAAACCCTAAAAGTGTTGTTAGCTTCTGTTGTTACTGTTTCTGCTTCTGCAGCAATGGCTTCTGATAACTGGGAAAACAGCGCTGGTTTGAGCTGGAAAAACGGCGACGGCACACTGTGCTGGCGTGATAGCAACTGGACACCTGCTACTGCAGCTCCTGGTTGCGATGGCTACTTGACAAAGAAAGCTGCTCCTAAGTCAGGCGTTAGCCAAAGCAAAATCACTTTGCAAGCTGACACACTCTATGACTTCAACAAGTCTGACTTGAAGCCAGAAGGTAAAGCAACTTTAGACAAAATCGCTAAAGACTTAAGCAAGATCAAATTAGAAGTAATTATTGCTGTTGGTAACACTGATAGCGTTGGTACTGATGCTTACAACATGGCTCTCGGCCAGCGTCGTGCTCAGTCAGTTAAAGCTTACTTAGTAAGCAAAGGTGTTGACGGTAGCCGTATTTACACAGAATCAAAAGGCAAGAGCAATCCAGTTGCATCAAATGCAACTGCTGAAGGCCGCGCTAAGAACCGCCGTACTGACATCGAAGTTGTTGGTACAGCTAAAGTTAAGTAATTCTTTTTACTTGTAAAAAAGCCCGGTTCTGCCGGGCTTTTTTATTTCCGCTATATTCGTAATTCCTTTATCTCCGGCACACTTTGTGCCATCACCCTATGAACGTCGATCAATCCGAAATTGCTAAATTCAGCGCTCTAGCCCATCGCTGGTGGGACCCTGAAAGTGAATTCAAGCCCCTGCATGCAATTAACCCATTGCGTCTGAACTGGATCAAGACCTTTGTTGACCTTAAGGGCAAGAAGGTGCTGGATGTGGGCTGTGGCGGCGGCATTCTTGCTGAGTCAATTGCACAGTCTGGGGCTGATACTTGCGGGATTGATTTGTCTGAAAAAGCCCTGAAAGTCGCTGAATTGCATGCGCTCGAGGTAGGCGCCACCCTCCAATACCGCTCTATTTCTGCGGAAGCACTAGCTGAAGAAGAGTCAGAGCAATATGACGTTGTGACCTGCATGGAGATGCTAGAGCATGTTCCAGATCCTGCTTCAGTGGTTCGAGCTTGTGCAAAGCTCTGCAAACCGGGCGGCACCCTCTTTTTTAGCACCTTGAATCGCAGCCCTAAGTCCTACTTATTTGCCATTATTGGCGCCGAATACATCCTCCGACTTCTACCAAAGGGTACCCACGAATACGCTAAATTCATCAAGCCTTCTGAATTAGTCGCTTTTACTCGCCAAGCTGGGCTCGAGATGATCGGTATGAAGGGGATGAGCTATAACCCTCTCACTCAGGTCTACAGCCTCGGCGATGACGTTGATGTGAACTACATGATTGCGGTGCGTAAATGAGTAGCGGGTTAGCAAGTCCTTACAAAGGTGTCTTTTTTGATCTGGATGGCACCCTTGCGGATACAGCACCAGACCTCGTTGCGGCAGCCAACCAGCTTCTCATCGCCCGAAACCTTCCACCTAAGCCATACGAGGTTTTACGCCCCTGCGCCTCTGCTGGAGCCCGCGGCTTAATTGGGGGCGCATTTGGAATTAACCCTGAGCATCCAGACTTTGTTCCACTACGAGATGAATTTTTCAGCAATTATGAAAAGGCGCTCTTGGTCAACAGCGTCATTTTTGACGGTGTTGACCACCTCTTAAATCAATTAGATGAAGCAAAGCTCCCTTGGGGCATTGTGACCAACAAAAGTGAACGCTTTACTCACCCCCTGACAGACCTCATGGGGCTTCGTCAACGAGCAGTCTCTACGGTTTGTGGTGATACTACCCCACACTCAAAACCCCACCCAGAACCCATTCTTCATGCGGCCAGAATCGCCAATATCGACCCCAGCAAGTCAGTCTATGTTGGCGATGACATCCGGGACATCATTGCGGGTAAAGCTGCAGGCATGATGACCATCGCAGCAGCCTACGGCTACTGCGGCTGTGAAGAACCTCCAGAAGCTTGGGGCGCAGATTATCTTGTTCGCCACCCAAAAGAATTACTCCAAATCATCTTCCCGCAGTAGGGCTAAATTAACAATCTGCAAGATATCCAACAATTTAAGACTAAGAGCCTTAAAATAGGGATACCAATGCATGAACTCCGGGGTCGACATGGTTTCGACGTGGATTACAAAGCATCAAGGGCATACCGAGGACCCGTTATCTCGTAAATCAATGGGAATGTAATAACTGCAAACGACGAACGTTTCGCACTAGCCGCTTAATTGCGGTTGCCCCTGAACTGATTCTCTCTTGGGTCAGCTAGCGCAAGCTAGGTCAGGGTCATTTACAAGAGATAAGATCATTTCATGTCACGGGGAATGGTTCGAAAACTTAGTGAATCGCCAGCGTGGAACATGTCAGTCTGTGACTAGCTAGCTAAATTAAATGATATGACTAAGTATGTAGAACTTGTTGTAGAGGATTTGCGGACGCGGGTTCGATTCCCGCCGACTCCACCAATTAGCAGTAAATTGATTTACTCAACAGTCAAACGCCACCTTCACAGGTGGCGTTTTTCTTTTAAAGCTTTGGTGTTTTACCCACCATCTTTGCGGCTCTCAAGAAATCAAAGTCCACACCTTTGTCTGCTTGTGTGACTGTATCTAAGAATAGTTTTAGATAGCCACGCTCTGCAGTGGGCTCGACTACTGGATTGTCTTTTGCGCGCTGAGCTAATTCCTCTTCTGAGACTAACAAACTAATCTCACGATTTTTCACACTCAAACGAATGCGATCACCATTTTTTACATATGCAAGTGGCCCACCAACTGCGGCTTCTGGAGTCACATGCAAGACGATCGTTCCAAATGCTGTACCACTCATGCGGCCATCAGAAATACGCACAATGTCTTTTACACCAGCACGCGCAAGCTTCATCGGAATCGGGATGTATCCCGCTTCAGGCATACCTGGTGCACCTTTAGGGCCAATATTCTTGAGCACCAAAATATCATCTGCAGTGACATCTAAATCAGGGCTATCAATTCGGTTGGCAAGATCCTCGGAATTCTCAAATACAACTGCTCTACCTTCATGCTCCATCAATTTTTCGTGAGCAGCTGACTGTTTGATGATGGCGCCACCAGGCGCTAAATTGCCGTGTAATACAGCAATACTGCCGCGTGGATAAATTGGATTACTAAAAGGGCGCACTACATCTTGCTTAAAACTCGGTGGGGCGGCATCAATTTCTTCGCCCAATGTTCGACCCGTTACCGTCATAGCATTCAGCTTCAGTAAAGGCTTTAGCTCGCGCAGCAAAGTAGCCATACCACCAGCATCATGGAAGTTTTCCATGTAGTGATCACCTGATGGTTTTAGATCTACCAGCACTGGCGTCTCATCACCCATCTTATCGAGCGCATCTAGATCAATCTCTAGTCCCATACGGCCAGCGATAGCTGCTAAGTGAACGATGCCGTTTGTTGATCCACCAATTGCTAACAACACACGCATCGCGTTTTCAAATGCATCGGCGGTTAATACCTTGTCAATCGTTAAGCCATCTTTCGCCATCTGAACAGCACGTGTACCGGTCTCTTCTGCAATCCGAATACGATCAGCGGTGACGGCTGGGGGTGAAGCACCACCTGGCACAGTCATCCCCAAAGCCTCGGATATACATGCCATGGTGCTAGCGGTACCCATTACAGAGCAAGTCCCCACACTTGCCACCAATTGATCATTCACCTCATCTTTTTCAACTTCATCAATTTCACCGGCACGGAATTTTCCCCAATAGCGGCGGCAGTCTGTACAGGCACCCACACGCTCACTACGATGAGAACCCGTTAACATTGAACCGGTGATTAACTGAATTGCTGGCAAGCCTGCAGAGGCTGCACCCATCATTTGAGCGGGCACAGTCTTATCGCAACCACCAATCATGACCACGGCATCCATCGGTTGAGCCCGGAGCATCTCTTCCGTATCCATCGACATGAGATTGCGCAAATACATACTGGTTGGCGCGGCAAAACTTTCATGAATGGAGATGGTTGGGAAATCCATTGGCAATCCACCAGCGAGCATAACGCCCCGCTTCACAGCCTCAATCAATTGCGGCATGTTTCCATGACAAGGGTTGTATGCACTTCCAGTATTGATAATGCCGATGACGGGCCGATCTAAAGCGCTATTGGTATACCCTGCACCTTTAATAAATGCCTTACGCAGGAATAAAGAGAAGCCTTTATCACCATAACTTGTTAAACCCTTACGCAAGCCACTTTCGGGAGCTTGATTTTTATCTTTATTGTTATTGTTTGTCATGGGTAAATGTCTCTTATTCGGCACAATATTTTTATATCGCAAATATACTAAACTTTGTCTTAATTAATCTTTTAAGCTTGAAAAACTATAGTCAAAGCAAATATAAGGGTATCCATGTCAACCATCCAGCCATTCCATCTTGCCTTTCCAGTTAATGACTTAGCGGCAGCTCGCAGTTTTTACGGCAATACCTTAGGCTGTTCAGAAGGGCGCAGTTCAGACGAATGGATTGATTTTGATTTCTTTGGACATCAACTCGTTGCTCATCTTGCCCCTGAAGAATGCGGTCATGCAAGCTCAAATGAGGTTGACGGACATCAAGTTCCAGTAAAACATTTTGGGGTTGTTCTCACGATGCCGGATTGGCATGCATTAGCTGAAAAATTAACGCATAACGGCATCAAGTTCATCATTGAACCGCAGATTCGCTTTAAGGGAATGGTGGGCGAACAGGCCACCATGTTCTTTTTAGATCCTGCTGGCAATGCTCTTGAATTCAAAGCATTTGAAGATCCTAGTCAGCTCTTTGCAAAATAAGCAAAGT from Polynucleobacter sp. AP-Jannik-300A-C4 encodes the following:
- the hisC gene encoding histidinol-phosphate transaminase yields the protein MTSKSNIGLKHIHAIAPYVGGRPISEVAREYGLDENKIVKLASNENPLGMPKSAQDAMLKAAADLGRYPDSNGFELKNVLAARLGVPTYWITLGNGSNDILELAARAVAQAGDEVIFSKHAFAVYPLATQAVGAKAIEVPATAMYGHDLPAMLGAVKTSGDKAKLVFVANPNNPTGSYLSANEIEDFLIALPPHVVVVLDEAYNEYLTLEQRYDAIAWVKRFPNMILSRSFSKAYGLAGLRIGYGVAQPALTDLLNRIRQPFNVNSLAQAAAIAAFQDSAFLQQGFELNCAGFAQLTQAFDALGLTYLPSAGNFVLVKVGEDDGAGTRINLELLKRGIIVRPVGNYGLPQWLRISIGLPEENAAFITALKDILAK
- the pheA gene encoding prephenate dehydratase, which encodes MSSKDQSTEEQRLAPIREKIDALDAQILDLLSQRAKAAQEVGHIKGGFSSPVFRPERERQVVARLQELSSGPLLPDGIAAIWREVMSACRALEARQTIAYLGPVGTFSEQAAQTYFGHSIAGLPCNSLDEVFKAVEKGAAQFGVVPVENSSEGAISRTLDLLLDSPMRISGEVVLPIRHHLLTKSGNLDGVTTVCAHAQALAQCQQWLSVHAPQLKRQAVSSNAEAARMASIDPTLAAIAGDPAQEAYGLQAVAAQIQDDPHNRTRFVVVGTYECQPTGKDQTSLVLSVDNQPGAVHRLLEPLAKHGVSMNRFESRPARKGTWEYHFYIDVAGHAQDAKVAKALEELKTTAAFYKNLGSYPHSA
- the serC gene encoding 3-phosphoserine/phosphohydroxythreonine transaminase, producing the protein MTFDRRIFNFAAGPATLPEEVLKQAAAEMLNWQGLGASVMEVSHRGKEFMALYEEVLQDLRTLMNIPDSYEILMLQGGGLGQNAAIPMNLMPLAKNGPKADFLVTGVWSEKSFKEAEKYGVAHLAASSASEKFNTIPARSSWQLSDDAAYVHYCANETIGGVEFSDVPDVNGKLLVADISSNILSKEMDVTKCGVWFGGAQKNIGPSGVTIVIVRKDLMGHSMKITPSIWDWSKQAATDSMLNTPPTFSIYMAGLGFKWLLKQGGVKVIEKRNQEKAELLYNFLDQSSLYENRIPKEYRSRMNVTFFLKDENLNAQFLEQSNAAGLVALRGHKAAGGMRASIYNAMPIEGVKALVEFMRDFERRAP
- the gyrA gene encoding DNA gyrase subunit A is translated as MEQAAKETLPISLEDEMRRSYLDYAMSVIVGRALPDVRDGLKPVHRRVLFAMYELNNDWNRAYKKSARIVGDVIGKYHPHGDSAVYDTIVRMAQDFSLRYMLVDGQGNFGSVDGDNAAAMRYTEIRLRKIAHELLADLDKETVDFGPNYDGSEKEPLILPAKVPNLLINGSSGIAVGMATNIPPHNLDEVVTACLHVLHNPECTIDELIEIIPAPDFPTAGIIYGVQGVREGYRTGRGRVVMRAKTHFEDLDKGARQAIIVDELPYQVNKKNLLERIAELVNEKKVEGISDLRDESDKSGMRVVIELKRGEVPEVVLNNLYKSTQLQDNFGMNMVALVDNQPRLLNLKQMLEYFLQHRREVVTRRTIFELRKARERGHVLEGLAVALANIDEFIAIIKAAANPVVAKQELMSKAWDSSMVREMLARAETDTPGGRNAYRPEGLLPEYGMQTTGLYRLSDSQAQEILQMRLQRLTGLEQDKIVNEYKDVMAEISDLLDLLAKPERVTQVIESELKEVQAEFGIAGGDSGRRSFIEMNATELFTEDLITPQDMVVTLSNTGYMKSQPLSEYRAQKRGGRGKQAAATKNEDWIETLFVANTHDIILCFSDRGRMYWLKVWEVPQGSRNSRGKPIVNMFPLIEGEKITVILPIKGYQDDHYVFMATSLGTVKKTRLSDFSNPRKAGIIAVDLNENDFLVGAAITDGQHDVMLFSDAGKAVRFDENDVRPMGRTARGVRGMNLGEGHQVIAMLVAPAEAAEGVEATVVDENGLAIPSSVLTATENGFGKRTPIGEYTRHGRGTKGMIAIQTTERNGKVVAAALVSPEDQIMLITTGGILVRTRVSEIREMGRATQGVTLINVDEGTRLSGLQRIAESDSDDENDLDDGEEGEDVAADPAVDSNSDEAGDA
- the ompA gene encoding outer membrane protein OmpA, giving the protein MNKTLKVLLASVVTVSASAAMASDNWENSAGLSWKNGDGTLCWRDSNWTPATAAPGCDGYLTKKAAPKSGVSQSKITLQADTLYDFNKSDLKPEGKATLDKIAKDLSKIKLEVIIAVGNTDSVGTDAYNMALGQRRAQSVKAYLVSKGVDGSRIYTESKGKSNPVASNATAEGRAKNRRTDIEVVGTAKVK
- the ubiG gene encoding bifunctional 2-polyprenyl-6-hydroxyphenol methylase/3-demethylubiquinol 3-O-methyltransferase UbiG, with product MNVDQSEIAKFSALAHRWWDPESEFKPLHAINPLRLNWIKTFVDLKGKKVLDVGCGGGILAESIAQSGADTCGIDLSEKALKVAELHALEVGATLQYRSISAEALAEEESEQYDVVTCMEMLEHVPDPASVVRACAKLCKPGGTLFFSTLNRSPKSYLFAIIGAEYILRLLPKGTHEYAKFIKPSELVAFTRQAGLEMIGMKGMSYNPLTQVYSLGDDVDVNYMIAVRK
- a CDS encoding HAD family hydrolase; translated protein: MSSGLASPYKGVFFDLDGTLADTAPDLVAAANQLLIARNLPPKPYEVLRPCASAGARGLIGGAFGINPEHPDFVPLRDEFFSNYEKALLVNSVIFDGVDHLLNQLDEAKLPWGIVTNKSERFTHPLTDLMGLRQRAVSTVCGDTTPHSKPHPEPILHAARIANIDPSKSVYVGDDIRDIIAGKAAGMMTIAAAYGYCGCEEPPEAWGADYLVRHPKELLQIIFPQ
- a CDS encoding IlvD/Edd family dehydratase is translated as MTNNNNKDKNQAPESGLRKGLTSYGDKGFSLFLRKAFIKGAGYTNSALDRPVIGIINTGSAYNPCHGNMPQLIEAVKRGVMLAGGLPMDFPTISIHESFAAPTSMYLRNLMSMDTEEMLRAQPMDAVVMIGGCDKTVPAQMMGAASAGLPAIQLITGSMLTGSHRSERVGACTDCRRYWGKFRAGEIDEVEKDEVNDQLVASVGTCSVMGTASTMACISEALGMTVPGGASPPAVTADRIRIAEETGTRAVQMAKDGLTIDKVLTADAFENAMRVLLAIGGSTNGIVHLAAIAGRMGLEIDLDALDKMGDETPVLVDLKPSGDHYMENFHDAGGMATLLRELKPLLKLNAMTVTGRTLGEEIDAAPPSFKQDVVRPFSNPIYPRGSIAVLHGNLAPGGAIIKQSAAHEKLMEHEGRAVVFENSEDLANRIDSPDLDVTADDILVLKNIGPKGAPGMPEAGYIPIPMKLARAGVKDIVRISDGRMSGTAFGTIVLHVTPEAAVGGPLAYVKNGDRIRLSVKNREISLLVSEEELAQRAKDNPVVEPTAERGYLKLFLDTVTQADKGVDFDFLRAAKMVGKTPKL
- a CDS encoding VOC family protein, translated to MSTIQPFHLAFPVNDLAAARSFYGNTLGCSEGRSSDEWIDFDFFGHQLVAHLAPEECGHASSNEVDGHQVPVKHFGVVLTMPDWHALAEKLTHNGIKFIIEPQIRFKGMVGEQATMFFLDPAGNALEFKAFEDPSQLFAK